The Thermococcus eurythermalis genomic sequence CATTACCCCTACCGGCAAACCCGGATTGGGGTTATAGCTTGAGGCCACCATTCAGAGTTTCCAATCACTCAGGGGCGGTTTTTTGAAGGACGCCTACCGGCATCAGCCCTCCAATGCTGGAGGGTAACGTGAAACCCCTCCATCCCACCGGGTTACCTTACGATGGTCTCATTGAGGCTCCATTACGCTGGCAAGACTTAAAAGGGTTTCCACTGTTTAATGCCCGTTGGGTTGTTTACTGCATCCCCACCCCAAAGGACAATGCTCTCAAAAGAAAAATGTAAAGCGGAGAGAGTAAAAATAACTTTAATGTTTCCTGCTACTCGAAAATTGGCAACCCGACAATCGTTAACCTGCCCCTTCCTTTCCCAGAATCCCCGCCAGCAGTTCCGCTAACCTCTCCGCACGCTTTTTTATGAGTTCGCTCGGCTCCTGAAAGAGGCCTGTCGAGCCTGGCTGACAGCCTATGAGCACGAACTCCGCCTTGACCATCGTCTTCATGAACTGGGTGACGAACTTCAGGGGGAGGCCGTGAGTGGAGACCGCTTCGCCGAGCGTTCCCTTGGGGTCGGCTATGACGTATTCTCCAACTTCACCACCAAAGTCCACCGCATCTACGAAAACCACTAGATCTGGATTAAAGCGCGCTATTTTTCCAGTGCAGTTCTCAGGAACCTCCCCGCAGTTCAGCACGAGGACGTTGGGGTTGTCGAGCAACTCCTTCAGCCTCTCCGCTACTAGAACTCCAAAGGCGTCGTCTCCCCTAATGTCGTTCCCGATTCCGCAGATAACGACCCTTTTCGCGTTCTGGAAGAGTTCTTCGAGGTTCATGTTTTCACCCCCATTGACAGTTTGATTGGCTATCACTCATTGAGTTCTCCTGCCGCCTTGAGGATTACCCGTATGACGTCATCGGAGATTCTAAACCCTTTCTCAACAAGCAGTGTGAGAAGTGGCTTTATTTCATCAACAATACCCCGCTTCTTTGCGAGCAGTAGAACGCCCGCCGTTCCAATTACGTTGATTCCGAGTTCCCTCGCGATTTTTCGAGCCTTAAG encodes the following:
- a CDS encoding hydrogenase 3 maturation endopeptidase HyCI — encoded protein: MNLEELFQNAKRVVICGIGNDIRGDDAFGVLVAERLKELLDNPNVLVLNCGEVPENCTGKIARFNPDLVVFVDAVDFGGEVGEYVIADPKGTLGEAVSTHGLPLKFVTQFMKTMVKAEFVLIGCQPGSTGLFQEPSELIKKRAERLAELLAGILGKEGAG